In Haladaptatus paucihalophilus DX253, the following proteins share a genomic window:
- the glmS gene encoding glutamine--fructose-6-phosphate transaminase (isomerizing) has translation MCGIIGCAGDDGDMVPTLLNGLAKLEYRGYDSTGLAVSGSDIRVVKREGDLDELVGTVDSEFDRGGAAGIGHTRWSTHGKPSDENAHPHTDCAGRVAVVHNGIIENYQLLRDELQSLGHEFESETDTEVVPHLIGHYLDTGLARKDAFRRAVEKLDGSYALAAVFDDHDEVMATKKDSSLVLGVGDGTYVASDVTALVGHTDTVVHLHDGEFAFLTEDGYTIVDESGTPQSKTGTEIEWDAESVTKGSHDHYMRKEIHEQSNALRECLRDRFSTGDSVSLDAIEDGYRPESVHLVACGTSYHAALYGAKLLRKRGIQAQAHLASEYALSPPPVRDGALVVGVTQSGETADTLSALRTATAEGARTLALTNVVDSTAARECDDALYIRSGPEISVAATKTFASQLVTLVLFALQSSGQTSDETERLLSALTELPEHVQRLLETTAAPTTARRFADSSGYFFIGRGVQYPVALEGALKMKEITYEHAEGFAAGELKHGPLALVTEDTPVFVSVVGDDETARKTVANAKEVKARGAPLVAVTDGVSSIDRFADEVLTIPRTNRTLAPILVNVQYQLLAYHTADHLGRDIDKPRNLAKSVTVE, from the coding sequence ATGTGTGGCATCATCGGGTGTGCGGGGGACGACGGCGACATGGTTCCGACGTTGTTGAACGGACTGGCAAAGTTGGAGTATCGCGGATACGACTCGACGGGGTTGGCGGTCAGCGGGTCCGATATCCGAGTCGTCAAGCGCGAAGGGGACCTCGACGAACTCGTCGGGACGGTCGATTCGGAGTTCGACCGCGGCGGCGCGGCAGGTATCGGCCACACACGGTGGAGCACGCACGGAAAGCCGTCCGACGAGAACGCACACCCGCACACGGACTGTGCGGGCCGGGTCGCGGTCGTGCACAACGGTATCATCGAGAACTATCAACTCCTCCGCGACGAGTTACAATCGTTGGGTCACGAGTTCGAGAGCGAAACAGACACGGAAGTCGTCCCGCACCTCATCGGTCACTACTTGGACACCGGGTTGGCGCGGAAGGACGCGTTCCGTCGAGCGGTCGAAAAGTTGGACGGAAGCTACGCGCTCGCGGCGGTATTCGACGACCACGACGAAGTGATGGCGACGAAAAAGGATTCGTCGCTCGTCCTCGGCGTCGGCGACGGGACGTACGTGGCGAGCGACGTGACCGCGCTCGTCGGGCACACCGATACCGTCGTCCACCTGCACGACGGGGAGTTCGCCTTCCTTACCGAAGACGGTTACACCATCGTCGATGAGAGCGGGACGCCGCAGTCGAAGACGGGGACGGAAATCGAGTGGGACGCGGAGTCGGTCACCAAGGGCAGCCACGACCACTACATGCGAAAAGAGATTCACGAACAGTCGAACGCGCTGCGCGAGTGCCTTCGTGACCGGTTTTCGACGGGGGATTCCGTCTCACTCGACGCCATCGAGGACGGCTACCGTCCGGAGTCCGTCCACCTCGTCGCGTGCGGAACGAGCTATCACGCGGCGCTCTACGGAGCGAAGCTGTTGCGAAAGCGAGGGATCCAGGCGCAGGCGCATCTGGCGAGCGAGTACGCGCTGTCCCCGCCACCGGTACGGGACGGGGCGCTGGTCGTCGGCGTCACCCAGAGCGGCGAGACGGCGGACACGCTCAGTGCGCTCCGAACGGCCACAGCGGAGGGTGCGCGTACGCTCGCGCTGACGAACGTCGTGGACAGCACCGCGGCGCGCGAGTGCGACGACGCGCTCTACATCCGGTCGGGACCGGAAATCAGCGTCGCCGCCACGAAGACGTTCGCCAGCCAACTCGTCACGCTCGTGCTGTTCGCGCTCCAGTCGTCCGGTCAGACGAGTGACGAGACGGAGCGGCTCCTCTCGGCGCTCACCGAACTGCCGGAACACGTCCAACGCCTCCTCGAAACGACGGCGGCACCGACGACGGCCCGCCGATTCGCGGACAGTTCCGGCTACTTCTTCATCGGCCGGGGGGTGCAGTATCCCGTCGCGTTGGAGGGCGCGCTCAAGATGAAGGAGATAACCTACGAGCACGCGGAGGGGTTCGCCGCGGGCGAACTCAAACACGGGCCGCTCGCGCTCGTGACGGAGGACACGCCCGTCTTCGTCTCAGTCGTCGGCGACGACGAAACCGCCCGGAAGACGGTCGCCAACGCGAAGGAAGTGAAAGCGCGCGGCGCGCCGCTCGTGGCCGTCACCGACGGCGTGTCGTCCATCGACCGCTTCGCGGACGAGGTTCTGACGATTCCGCGAACGAATCGCACGCTCGCGCCGATACTCGTCAACGTGCAGTATCAACTGCTCGCGTACCACACGGCCGACCACCTCGGCCGCGACATCGACAAACCGCGAAACCTCGCCAAGAGCGTCACCGTCGAGTGA
- a CDS encoding ABC transporter permease → MGYRRHLLRRWSRRDALAVLVVVVAVAFLTGTTLVVLAAGAQTTSMAKEYTTEGHATFYPTVSSARAAADGQAVVLPTATVEEADGTATRVVGVACPQATSFDRRSSVTIPCPPESGGATGDVGSETKRVVRGRDARLSLSVRPRHAPESVLPPRWYVTNESVVERLGTMGAFVVEPASAASSASVPPGGVPLRSALAFFLAGMRQVVTVLGLTAAGAGVLVGVTVYGVTRMHTYDRRRTIFVARATGDRPTRIRRLYALRSGALTAVGTALGYAVGVVVTRTAVNAAVYLHMPTSLSIRVSPRAVAILLPLYGVVVVVGAFAGYLAARACTRGPPVRSLSPRDGAGWSARLADSLSRGRSLSLLDWRILVPSVAPLAAFCLVVVVVASIAGVVTPMVRTGGTTVAQPGASHPIDSRVPESYATALRDHGTAASPEILAFAVRDGRPMLVRGANYGAFERVSNATLVRGRRPDDPGEAVIGADLARTLGVTANDSLTLGGSTVPGVTRVEIVGEYRAPGPFDDQLVVSLETARHLARVDRGMVQVIRTTGTVATDRDTAVVVGVSTPERVPRNATVPVRVQVENLGSSRVTRTLTVEIDGRTRATSVTLGPHEHRVVAVRVRATRLGRHRISVGGQTRSIRVVPRDAIELRGLPARAPPGSTPLVSVLGVGGAPISDATVSVGGRTVRTGSNGTARVRLGATGNATVRAAHGGRTARETVTVSRDAPRSLSARVRVRPSKPSLLTRPTGLLTLTNPWNATLSKTVTLVADGERTTRRVTLEPGARTTVSVGLGRQPPGSHAVRVTADGRELGTATYRVTGDDRIATALASSGASGETGIGRAISTAFGNLNLLVAVFVCLAGLMTVGSTTATVAYTVHSRRRVFGVHRATGASPLSLLRTVLVDAAVVGAVATVVALALALGVLALLANHDLLVLYGIRIPPVLNPRVIAGAVVGGVGVMCLSAVLAVAALTTAQPGALLSAVPRHARDPDSGGDADD, encoded by the coding sequence GTGGGCTACCGACGACACCTGCTCCGTCGATGGTCGCGCCGCGACGCGCTCGCCGTCCTCGTCGTCGTCGTGGCCGTCGCGTTCCTCACGGGCACGACCCTCGTCGTCCTCGCCGCAGGTGCGCAGACGACCTCCATGGCGAAGGAGTATACGACCGAGGGCCACGCGACTTTCTACCCGACCGTTTCGAGCGCCCGCGCCGCGGCGGACGGCCAAGCGGTGGTTCTCCCCACGGCGACGGTCGAGGAGGCGGACGGGACCGCCACCCGCGTCGTCGGCGTCGCCTGCCCGCAAGCGACGTCGTTCGACCGCCGGTCGTCAGTCACGATTCCCTGTCCGCCGGAGTCCGGCGGAGCGACGGGCGACGTCGGGTCGGAAACGAAGCGCGTCGTTCGCGGGCGGGACGCTCGACTGTCGCTGTCGGTTCGGCCTCGACACGCGCCGGAGTCGGTCCTGCCGCCGCGGTGGTACGTGACGAACGAGTCGGTGGTCGAGCGGCTCGGCACGATGGGCGCGTTCGTCGTCGAACCGGCGTCAGCCGCCTCCTCCGCCTCCGTCCCACCCGGCGGCGTTCCGCTCCGGTCGGCGCTCGCGTTCTTCCTCGCCGGGATGCGGCAGGTCGTCACCGTCCTCGGGTTGACGGCGGCGGGGGCGGGCGTCCTCGTCGGCGTCACCGTCTACGGCGTCACGCGGATGCACACCTACGACCGGCGGCGGACGATTTTCGTCGCCCGAGCCACCGGGGACCGCCCGACCCGGATTCGCCGCCTGTACGCGCTCAGGTCGGGGGCGCTGACCGCGGTCGGCACCGCCCTCGGGTACGCCGTCGGCGTCGTCGTGACGCGGACGGCCGTCAACGCCGCCGTGTACCTGCACATGCCGACGTCGCTCTCGATTCGCGTCTCCCCTCGCGCCGTGGCGATACTCCTGCCGCTGTACGGCGTCGTCGTCGTCGTCGGCGCGTTCGCCGGGTATCTCGCCGCACGCGCCTGTACCCGAGGGCCACCCGTCCGGTCGCTGTCTCCGCGGGACGGGGCGGGGTGGAGCGCCCGTCTCGCCGATTCGCTCTCCCGCGGTCGGTCCCTCTCATTGCTCGACTGGCGAATCCTCGTCCCGAGCGTCGCGCCCCTCGCGGCGTTCTGTCTGGTCGTCGTCGTCGTCGCGTCCATCGCGGGCGTCGTCACGCCGATGGTCCGAACCGGCGGGACGACGGTCGCCCAACCGGGTGCGTCGCACCCGATAGACAGCCGCGTTCCCGAGAGCTACGCGACGGCGCTCCGCGACCACGGAACCGCGGCCAGCCCCGAAATCCTCGCGTTCGCCGTCCGCGACGGCCGACCGATGCTGGTTCGGGGGGCGAACTACGGGGCGTTCGAGCGCGTCTCGAACGCGACCCTCGTCCGCGGGCGACGGCCCGACGACCCCGGCGAAGCCGTCATCGGCGCCGACCTCGCCCGAACCCTCGGCGTGACGGCGAACGACTCGCTCACCCTCGGCGGCAGCACGGTTCCGGGCGTGACCCGCGTCGAAATCGTCGGCGAGTACCGCGCGCCGGGTCCCTTCGACGACCAACTGGTCGTCTCGCTCGAAACGGCCCGCCACCTCGCCCGCGTGGACCGCGGGATGGTGCAGGTGATTCGGACGACGGGGACCGTCGCCACCGACCGCGACACGGCCGTCGTCGTCGGCGTCTCGACGCCCGAACGGGTCCCGCGAAACGCCACCGTCCCGGTTCGGGTGCAGGTCGAAAACCTCGGCTCGTCCCGCGTGACTCGAACCCTGACCGTCGAAATCGACGGCAGAACGCGCGCTACGTCCGTCACGCTCGGGCCGCACGAACATCGGGTGGTCGCGGTCCGGGTTCGCGCGACGCGACTCGGCCGCCATCGAATTTCGGTCGGCGGGCAGACCCGCTCGATTCGCGTCGTTCCGCGCGACGCCATCGAACTCCGCGGCCTTCCGGCCCGAGCGCCGCCCGGTAGCACTCCCCTCGTCAGCGTACTCGGCGTCGGCGGCGCACCGATTTCCGACGCTACCGTTTCGGTCGGCGGACGGACGGTGCGGACCGGTTCGAACGGCACCGCACGGGTCCGACTCGGCGCGACGGGGAACGCGACCGTTCGCGCCGCACACGGCGGACGGACGGCGCGCGAGACGGTGACGGTTTCGCGCGACGCGCCGCGCTCCCTCTCCGCTCGCGTTCGGGTTCGGCCGTCGAAGCCGTCCCTCCTCACCCGTCCCACCGGCCTCCTCACGCTGACCAATCCGTGGAACGCCACCCTCTCGAAGACGGTGACGCTCGTCGCCGACGGCGAGCGGACCACCCGCCGGGTCACGCTCGAACCGGGCGCGCGAACGACGGTGAGCGTCGGCCTCGGTCGCCAACCCCCCGGGTCGCACGCGGTTCGGGTGACCGCCGACGGACGGGAACTGGGAACGGCGACCTACCGCGTCACGGGCGACGACCGAATCGCCACCGCGCTCGCCAGCAGCGGGGCAAGCGGCGAGACGGGCATCGGCCGCGCGATTTCGACGGCGTTCGGCAACCTCAACCTCCTCGTCGCCGTCTTCGTCTGCTTGGCCGGGCTGATGACCGTCGGGAGCACGACGGCGACCGTCGCCTACACCGTCCACTCGCGCCGACGCGTGTTCGGCGTCCATCGAGCGACGGGGGCGTCGCCGCTCAGTCTCCTCCGAACCGTCCTCGTGGACGCGGCCGTGGTCGGCGCGGTCGCAACCGTCGTGGCGCTCGCGCTCGCGCTCGGCGTGCTCGCGCTGTTGGCGAACCACGACCTGCTCGTGCTCTACGGCATCCGCATTCCGCCAGTCTTGAATCCGCGCGTCATCGCCGGTGCCGTGGTCGGCGGTGTCGGCGTCATGTGTCTCAGCGCCGTCCTCGCCGTCGCGGCGCTCACGACCGCGCAACCGGGAGCGCTCCTGTCGGCGGTTCCCCGACACGCACGCGACCCCGATTCTGGGGGTGACGCGGATGACTGA
- a CDS encoding DUF1616 domain-containing protein, with the protein MSDTSTSASGFDLRSSADLVAVDVCSVLAAGSPFVPFIGAQPIRLVLTLPLVLFFPGYVLLSALFPPGDGTTDDTRLDGFERVGFSVVASVLVVAAVALGLDGSGVGIRPVPVLFSTAGFTLLVSVAAAARRRPERRSVGFPSPKRTLRRFRIRRAETRLDSVLNVVLVLLLVAALVSIGTALGGLGRTESYTEFYLSTGNSSTAVPSAGVAAPDFDGSIGIENHEHRRVRYTVVVQHQRVRPNDPMSIRTRRTLTTRRITLDAGDSRTIPYAVPSSVGGPHQRVVFLLYEGAVPPTPTVENADQEIHLWATQTANRSETTRGRG; encoded by the coding sequence ATGAGTGATACGTCCACGTCGGCGTCCGGGTTCGACCTTCGGTCATCGGCCGACCTCGTCGCGGTGGACGTGTGTTCGGTTCTCGCGGCCGGGTCGCCGTTCGTCCCTTTCATCGGTGCTCAACCGATTCGACTCGTTCTGACGCTTCCCCTCGTTCTCTTCTTCCCTGGCTACGTCCTGCTTTCCGCGCTGTTTCCGCCCGGGGACGGAACGACCGACGATACCCGACTCGACGGGTTCGAGCGCGTCGGGTTCTCCGTCGTGGCGAGCGTGCTCGTCGTCGCGGCGGTCGCGCTGGGTCTCGACGGGTCGGGCGTCGGCATCCGACCCGTTCCGGTGCTGTTCTCGACCGCCGGGTTCACCCTCCTCGTCTCGGTGGCCGCGGCCGCGCGTCGGCGCCCCGAGCGCCGCTCCGTCGGCTTCCCGTCCCCGAAGCGCACGCTCCGCCGTTTCCGGATTCGGAGGGCGGAAACGCGCCTCGACAGCGTGCTGAACGTCGTGTTAGTCTTGCTCCTCGTCGCCGCGCTCGTCAGCATCGGCACGGCGCTCGGCGGACTCGGGCGGACGGAATCGTACACCGAGTTCTACCTCAGTACCGGAAACTCGTCCACTGCCGTCCCGTCCGCGGGTGTCGCGGCCCCCGATTTCGACGGCAGTATCGGCATCGAAAACCACGAACACCGTCGGGTTCGCTACACGGTCGTCGTGCAACACCAGCGCGTCCGACCGAACGACCCGATGTCGATTCGAACGCGGCGGACCCTCACGACGCGCCGCATCACGCTCGACGCTGGCGATAGTCGCACCATCCCGTACGCCGTTCCGTCGTCGGTCGGCGGTCCCCATCAGCGCGTCGTGTTCCTGCTGTACGAGGGGGCCGTGCCGCCGACGCCGACCGTCGAGAACGCGGATCAGGAGATTCACCTCTGGGCGACTCAGACTGCGAACCGCTCCGAAACGACGCGGGGACGGGGGTAG
- a CDS encoding saccharopine dehydrogenase family protein codes for MPGDVLVVGGYGAVGRVVSTRLVADAPGRVVAAGRTAEKAKRFAASVEGLRPGVVDTEAPATFDDVLDGVSTVVVCLDQGGPAFAAACLERGIDYVDVSPTDTHLREIEALDDTARETGASGVLSVGLSPGMTNLFVAESAGALETVDRADITLLLGVGESFGPDSLEWTVGAASTDFAVKREGRRMPVQAFTDPRTVVLAGWGRRRAYRANLADQHVLARTTDIPSVETRLCYDSRLLTEYVAATTRHGLARPFVSLVGADRLASLIDRAPFGAAESVVQTEVVGTANGRRKRFVRWVRGPNQARATALVATTTVRRLWDDGTSAGVGHLHELFAPDRFVTALREAGYAVGREEAPPV; via the coding sequence ATGCCGGGAGACGTACTCGTCGTTGGCGGTTACGGCGCGGTTGGTCGCGTCGTCAGCACCCGACTCGTCGCGGACGCGCCGGGGCGGGTCGTCGCCGCCGGACGAACGGCAGAGAAAGCGAAGCGGTTCGCGGCGTCGGTCGAAGGACTCCGGCCCGGTGTCGTGGATACCGAGGCCCCCGCGACCTTCGACGACGTTCTCGACGGCGTTTCCACTGTCGTCGTGTGCCTCGACCAAGGCGGTCCGGCGTTCGCCGCCGCGTGTCTGGAGCGGGGAATCGACTACGTGGACGTGTCACCGACGGATACGCACCTTCGGGAGATAGAAGCGCTCGACGACACGGCCCGTGAGACGGGCGCGTCGGGCGTCCTCAGCGTCGGCCTGTCGCCCGGCATGACGAACCTGTTCGTCGCCGAGAGCGCCGGAGCGCTCGAAACGGTGGACCGAGCGGACATCACCCTCCTGCTGGGGGTAGGCGAGTCGTTTGGTCCGGACAGCCTCGAATGGACGGTCGGGGCGGCCAGCACTGACTTCGCGGTGAAACGCGAGGGGCGACGGATGCCCGTTCAGGCGTTCACGGACCCGCGGACGGTCGTCCTGGCGGGATGGGGTCGCCGTCGGGCGTACCGCGCGAACCTCGCCGACCAGCACGTCCTCGCGCGGACGACGGACATTCCGTCGGTCGAGACGCGACTCTGTTACGATTCGCGGCTACTGACCGAATACGTCGCCGCGACGACGCGACATGGACTCGCACGACCGTTCGTGTCGCTCGTCGGGGCCGACCGCCTCGCGTCGCTCATCGACCGCGCGCCGTTCGGCGCGGCCGAGTCGGTCGTCCAGACTGAAGTCGTCGGAACCGCGAACGGGCGACGGAAACGGTTCGTTCGATGGGTTCGCGGCCCGAATCAGGCTCGAGCGACGGCGTTGGTCGCCACCACGACCGTCCGACGGTTGTGGGACGACGGTACGAGCGCCGGGGTGGGGCACCTCCACGAACTGTTCGCACCCGACCGGTTCGTGACGGCGCTTCGAGAAGCGGGGTACGCGGTCGGTCGGGAAGAAGCGCCGCCGGTGTAG
- a CDS encoding spermidine synthase: MAKRRTGTTTFLVLTFVVSFCSFVYEFVYSELLTVMYGETVTQYVITVGLYFFSLGIGAALSDDLNPDSHGGNFFRTEVFLAAVAPAGFLLVIGLNSVRIPPAVPAELLWVVARLPVVAVGFLSGFELPLLTHMVDELGDDGEAAPAWLRRLGGRVHGSVIAVLRLFWDVERKTGTRSGLSVVLAMDYVGGLAGAVLYARVLYPGWGLIPTIFVLALLNAVAALVFIVRFGEWSWTPLDVRAPLVRRVPTVLLVVCLLLTVSYGGVVAKHDTADERLSELYLEQHIENEYRPGAMRAQVVSQGTTPYQHVIRYKRTWTGAGPNPYFTGDTERCLRLGSAIQMCDSWADSYHNGLVDVPMSMFERGPETKVLVVGGGDWVAIDHLRKYDVTVDQVDLDAEFMNRTKNDPFFSRWHHDSYEYERLNTTIADGYQYLRKTDEQYDLVLLDIPGATNDDLLKLYSKEFYGSVRRHLTSDGVLVTWTYSADSYPEHHKAFVNTVGAAGFTRQLPYWAWEDIDSDGETERIERFYVLAPGDRRPLGVENGTAYVNRYADRYRDRRWQPVPHYRGVRVNTIFHPNYDILIDT; this comes from the coding sequence ATGGCTAAGAGGCGAACCGGAACGACGACGTTCCTCGTACTCACGTTCGTCGTGTCGTTCTGTAGCTTCGTCTACGAGTTCGTCTACTCCGAACTGCTGACGGTGATGTACGGCGAGACGGTGACCCAGTACGTCATCACCGTCGGACTGTACTTCTTCAGCCTCGGCATCGGTGCCGCGCTCTCCGACGACCTGAATCCCGACTCTCACGGCGGGAACTTCTTCCGGACGGAAGTGTTCCTCGCCGCCGTCGCCCCGGCGGGATTCCTGCTCGTCATCGGCCTCAACAGCGTGCGTATTCCCCCGGCCGTCCCGGCGGAACTGCTCTGGGTCGTCGCGCGTCTCCCCGTCGTCGCCGTCGGATTCCTCTCCGGGTTCGAACTCCCCCTGTTGACGCACATGGTGGACGAACTCGGAGACGACGGGGAAGCGGCCCCCGCGTGGCTCCGTCGCCTCGGCGGACGGGTACACGGGAGCGTCATCGCCGTCCTCCGTCTCTTCTGGGACGTAGAGCGCAAGACGGGGACGCGGAGCGGCCTCTCGGTTGTGCTGGCGATGGATTACGTCGGCGGCCTCGCCGGAGCGGTGCTGTACGCCAGAGTGCTCTATCCCGGCTGGGGACTCATCCCGACGATATTCGTCCTCGCGCTGCTCAACGCGGTCGCTGCGCTCGTCTTCATCGTCCGCTTCGGCGAGTGGTCGTGGACGCCGCTCGACGTTCGAGCGCCGCTCGTCCGTCGGGTTCCGACGGTGCTCCTCGTCGTCTGCCTGCTGTTGACCGTCTCGTACGGCGGCGTCGTCGCAAAGCACGACACGGCGGACGAACGGCTCTCGGAGCTCTACCTCGAACAACACATCGAAAACGAGTATCGACCGGGCGCGATGCGGGCCCAGGTCGTCTCGCAGGGGACGACGCCGTACCAGCACGTCATCCGGTACAAGCGCACGTGGACCGGTGCCGGACCGAATCCGTACTTCACCGGCGACACCGAACGGTGCCTCCGACTCGGTTCCGCGATACAGATGTGCGATAGCTGGGCGGACAGCTATCACAACGGGTTGGTCGACGTCCCGATGTCGATGTTCGAACGCGGCCCGGAGACGAAGGTGCTCGTCGTCGGCGGCGGCGATTGGGTCGCCATCGACCACCTCCGGAAGTACGACGTCACCGTCGACCAGGTGGACCTCGACGCCGAGTTCATGAACCGGACGAAAAACGACCCGTTCTTCAGCCGATGGCACCACGACTCCTACGAGTACGAGCGGCTGAACACGACCATCGCCGACGGCTACCAGTACCTCCGGAAGACGGACGAGCAGTACGACCTCGTGCTCCTCGACATCCCCGGAGCGACGAACGACGACCTGCTCAAACTCTACTCGAAGGAGTTCTACGGTTCGGTGCGTCGCCACCTCACCTCGGACGGCGTGCTGGTGACGTGGACGTATTCGGCCGACAGCTACCCCGAACACCACAAGGCGTTCGTCAACACGGTCGGTGCCGCCGGGTTCACCCGCCAACTGCCGTACTGGGCGTGGGAGGACATCGACAGCGACGGCGAGACCGAACGCATCGAGCGATTTTACGTGCTCGCACCCGGCGACCGACGGCCGCTCGGCGTCGAAAACGGAACCGCGTACGTGAATCGATACGCCGACCGGTACCGCGACCGCCGCTGGCAACCGGTGCCCCACTACCGCGGCGTCCGGGTGAACACCATCTTCCACCCGAACTACGACATCCTCATCGACACCTAA
- a CDS encoding pentapeptide repeat-containing protein produces MSSTTCRYTFDPATQTDAQLQTTWECPHEAHSESEYCVFHMSRNERATHDVTADDIVEVLRSNLQSADTRVNEYVGADLPHLSLTYQDVNGTTNHVLNFQHASIDGLDLTHGRLDQGLILREASIGRLKFEDSVVTGTVDARELTVRENVTTDEATFEQDVRFEGAVFQGDVDCDETVFRSDTSFADATFNGVAHFRNVETSGSSHVLDDHISFADVTFRDDASFRQATFDYVTFEGAEFTAGSDFEHVNFSGDARFDGVTFHRMADFDEARFDDDVSFTDVRFMQLAEFRGVEFNGGSRTTNDDVTFEGATFEGEADFKLARFRFSDFEGTTFKRSVNFDRATFRARTDCQRLQVAGEIQLDGAVFEQEVDFTESTVGDDIVAVETEFKGDATFERVAFNGRARFDEARFNEDASFRGATFDGPAEFRGAVFEGEARHMEENASFKEATFRDDAEFEAANFTNVSFWDATFHGSCDFRRAVVHETANFRLLGGDRETYIDFTDATVNGGTITQVGGNAIPYDFTRATVGSVQLDGEGNEHELLDHFRFCLTDFDHFDFSNHHVYLERNDWTIHDFVGNSATGQFAVEMNNEIIEETYRKAQESADAVGDTPTSREFEFKHYYYNRKKNLDIILNEYSLNTWARGKKAASVTLNFFMQITCGYGNRLPRIAALTFLLPALFGVLYALGGPFLTQAGSVFHPAEVGKSSPEILFDTVYYSYISFSTVGYGDINPLGHVARVLAASQGMLNGLFFTLLTFTLFKRVLGGN; encoded by the coding sequence ATGTCGTCAACGACCTGTCGATACACGTTCGACCCGGCGACGCAGACGGACGCGCAACTCCAGACCACGTGGGAGTGCCCGCACGAGGCCCACTCGGAAAGCGAATACTGCGTGTTCCACATGAGCCGGAACGAGCGCGCGACACACGACGTCACGGCCGACGATATCGTCGAAGTCCTCCGGTCGAACCTCCAATCGGCGGACACCCGCGTCAACGAGTACGTCGGGGCGGACCTGCCCCACCTCTCGCTCACGTATCAGGACGTCAACGGAACGACGAACCACGTCCTCAACTTCCAGCACGCGAGCATCGACGGACTGGATTTGACCCACGGACGCCTCGACCAAGGACTCATCCTCCGCGAGGCGAGCATCGGTCGTCTCAAGTTCGAGGATTCGGTCGTCACGGGCACCGTCGATGCGAGAGAGCTGACGGTGCGGGAGAACGTCACGACGGACGAGGCGACGTTCGAACAGGACGTGCGGTTCGAGGGTGCCGTGTTTCAGGGCGACGTCGACTGCGACGAGACGGTGTTTCGCTCGGACACGAGTTTCGCGGACGCGACGTTCAACGGCGTCGCGCACTTCCGCAACGTCGAAACCAGCGGCAGCAGCCACGTCCTCGACGACCACATCTCGTTCGCGGACGTGACGTTCCGCGACGACGCGAGTTTCCGACAGGCGACGTTCGATTACGTCACGTTCGAAGGGGCTGAGTTCACCGCCGGGTCCGACTTCGAACACGTCAACTTCAGCGGCGACGCCCGCTTCGACGGCGTGACGTTCCACCGGATGGCCGACTTCGACGAAGCGCGGTTCGACGACGACGTGAGTTTCACCGACGTTCGCTTCATGCAGTTGGCCGAATTCCGCGGCGTCGAGTTCAACGGCGGCAGTCGGACGACGAACGACGACGTGACGTTCGAAGGGGCGACCTTCGAGGGCGAAGCGGACTTCAAACTCGCGCGCTTCCGGTTTTCGGACTTCGAGGGGACGACGTTCAAACGCTCGGTCAACTTCGACCGCGCGACGTTTCGAGCGCGCACCGACTGCCAACGCCTTCAGGTCGCCGGGGAGATTCAGCTCGACGGAGCGGTGTTCGAACAGGAGGTCGATTTCACCGAAAGCACCGTCGGCGACGATATCGTCGCCGTCGAAACCGAGTTCAAGGGGGACGCGACGTTCGAACGCGTCGCGTTCAATGGCCGCGCGCGGTTCGACGAAGCGCGGTTCAACGAGGATGCGAGTTTCCGCGGCGCGACCTTCGACGGCCCGGCGGAGTTTCGCGGGGCGGTGTTCGAAGGCGAGGCGCGCCACATGGAGGAGAACGCGTCGTTCAAGGAGGCGACGTTCCGCGACGACGCGGAGTTCGAGGCGGCGAACTTCACCAACGTCTCGTTCTGGGACGCGACGTTCCACGGGTCCTGTGACTTCCGCCGCGCGGTCGTCCACGAGACGGCGAACTTCCGCCTGCTCGGCGGCGACCGCGAGACGTACATCGACTTCACCGACGCGACGGTCAACGGCGGGACCATCACGCAGGTCGGCGGCAACGCGATTCCGTACGATTTCACGCGCGCGACCGTCGGCAGCGTCCAACTGGACGGCGAGGGGAACGAACACGAACTCCTCGACCACTTCCGGTTCTGCCTCACCGACTTCGATCACTTCGATTTCAGTAACCACCACGTGTACCTCGAACGCAACGACTGGACGATTCACGATTTCGTCGGGAACAGCGCCACCGGCCAGTTCGCCGTCGAGATGAACAACGAGATAATCGAGGAGACGTACCGGAAGGCACAGGAGAGCGCCGATGCGGTCGGCGATACGCCGACGAGCAGGGAGTTCGAGTTCAAACACTACTACTACAACCGCAAGAAGAACCTCGACATCATCCTCAACGAGTACTCGCTGAACACGTGGGCGCGGGGCAAGAAGGCCGCGAGCGTCACGCTCAACTTCTTCATGCAGATAACCTGCGGTTACGGGAACCGACTGCCGCGAATCGCCGCGCTCACCTTCCTCCTGCCCGCGCTGTTCGGCGTCCTCTACGCGCTCGGCGGGCCGTTCCTGACGCAGGCGGGCAGCGTCTTCCACCCGGCGGAGGTCGGGAAGTCGTCACCGGAAATCCTCTTCGACACCGTGTACTACAGCTACATCAGCTTCAGCACGGTGGGCTACGGGGACATCAACCCGCTCGGGCACGTGGCGCGGGTGCTCGCCGCGAGTCAGGGGATGTTGAACGGGTTGTTCTTCACCCTCCTCACGTTCACGCTGTTCAAGCGCGTCCTCGGCGGCAACTGA